A window of Cheilinus undulatus linkage group 23, ASM1832078v1, whole genome shotgun sequence genomic DNA:
AAATTAACTTTCCGCAGTATTCTGATTTATTTCGATGTACCTGTATGTAGCATGATTATGGGCACAACATTACCTTTTCTTGGTGCTTTCCTCCAGCTAACCTATCAGTCACTTTAGTTTTCATTATGTAGAAAGtggttttttaaaaagcttacTGTATCATGCTGCTCATCACACTGTCGGGGACTAACCACTCACTGAGGGGttccttacaggagctttaaggagaaaatgtttgttttcatttaccTGTTCTTATGAAATTGGCCTCTGTACACTGACCCGTCGGGGAAGGTGTATGTTCCTGTGCCTTCGTACATATTGTCTTTGAATTCTCCTTCATACAGAGCTCCAGAGGGATGCTGCAGGGTGCCTCTGCCATGCATCTGTGTGACACATAAGCATGTATGACTTATACatcttctctttctcctctgtccctctccatcctctgtccttctgcatctccctctatCCCCTCAGAACCCCAACACAGTCATAGCAGACCTGACGCTCACTCTACATGAGTAAGCTTCAGGTTTGTGATGCATTGTGGtgcttttgtatatttttacaGTGTGCAGCCGGTAAATTAGCTGtcaatatcagcagaaataatacggatatttgacattttgtaaaaagaaagaaTGCTTATAAAGACGTGTAGACTTTTTCTAaatcacatttgttttttatttttttgtagtgcAAAGTTTTCCATTTTGGGGGGGGCGGATTTCTGAAATAGATTCACATTGGATGCCTTTTTGCAGAATGCACTTGCACAATCATGttatacagctgcattgttgtttttcaaaTCTTGAGGGGGGTAAGAGCAGGACCATGGACCAAAGGACCTTTTTAGCTGGGTGTTGCTTGAAGTCACCTCCTAGTCCACTATCAGCTGTTATCATTACAGCTGATAATGAGATTATTTACCaacatattggctgtaaataaagccctatactggctgtaaatCTTAGCCATTCCTACAAATAAGTATGTGGAGTTTAGGTCAGCTAAAGCTTTTTATTAGTCATCCTCAGTCCCTAAGCTTTAGTGTGTTTCAAAGACTGAAGTTTGGGGCCTGAACTACATTTAACCTTATCAATACTGGCATTagctaaaataaaacaggaaatgtcagCATATTGGAATTTGCCAGTCtgatattgtgcatctctaCCGAAAGTCTTTTTGAATTAAACCTGAGAGCAGGTCaagtaaagagaaaataagGAAAAGTTGCTGCAATGTAGATCGGGTTAAATACAATATTAAAGATGTAAGGAGAACAATGCAACCATATGGCATCACTTTCTAAAGAGCATTGCACAAAATAGCAGCCTACAAGTGAATTTACTTTACAATGTTTTCCAAATTGTAGAACTCTAGAGCGTTGGTTTCTATAATATACTTCTaaagacactaatgttaatTTAGTAAGAGCTATATGTCTTAACggctctgtaaagtgaaaataaatctgtttttaaggtttgttctatgataggtcactgtgttatgaacccccaggtcagattaaacatctctaggtttttaaaattgagccttgaaatcatgaaaaatgaggaagtAAAATTGGGCGTGTCCGTTGAATGAgttgaagccacgcccactcagaaGAGTGGCGCAGTCATGACGTAATTTTGTGGGCAAAACCCGGAATTTAGTGTTAAATGGGTTGCCTTGGCGGCGAGCCTATGGGAATTTTCAAAgggtttttggatcattgtTGAAAATAAGATCTGCGTCTAATAAAGGTTTatgaaatgaacacattttgtTCATTAAGACAATCTTCACAAATTAACATACATCCAGtccataccggaagtctcaaACGGAAGTCtgtacgtctaaggttaggcttaggcattaaaactcgagtggttaggttcaaggtaaggcagtggggaaggtgatatatttgagatccagccccaagggttaggcttaggcgccaaaaagactgacaaacactggcagctgagtccaacacgaagaagaaacttccacTTGGGACTTctggcatggattggatgtatagcaatgcccatgtcggccatcttgactgcagttgggtccctctccaTCGGAATGGCGTCAGTTCTTGGTCCCCTGCTTTTCAGCATctatatcaggggtgtcaaactcaatcacagcaggggccggattctggatttaggtctaacctgagagcctaacagggtcaacacaaccttaaactgtcaacctcattttcaccagcgataaaatatgaaaaaaaaaaaaacagcactgatgataaatcatctggaaattcaaaaagtaaaaatgataagtttaaaggctcaattaattcattcattattcattagttcaaaagatcagaacacggtttttaaaatagaaaaataatgtttttaaagagcaaatatacaagGAGAAATTTGAGTTCATAAGTTTGACAGTCAATtatgtcttaaaattttaaattgtgagtctgatagttcaaaatatgggattaaaaagccaaaataaggagttttaaatgtcaaaatatgagaaaaaaattgaaatcgtgtgtttaaaagtcaaaatatgtgattaaaaagctaaaataaggAGTTGAACAGGTCAAGATacgacttaaaatttaaaattgggaatctaaaagataaaaatgtgacatttaaagtccaaattatgagctgaaaagatcaaagcatgaaatgaaaagtcaaagtcataagtttgagttgtaatcttgagatgcaaaactgaaaaaatgaaatacaacaCAAATTCATTTTCCCCCCacattaatgactttttatctaatttttcttactctttactttttcagattgttATGggttaacaaaaatattttaaataatcaagttgaagtttaaattattatactggaggaaatctgcagacctcatactgctGGGCcagtaataatacaaatatgatatgatctcgCGGGCCAGATATAATCataccatgggccggatttggcccccaggccttgagtttgacacctgtgatctaTATCAATGAGACATGTCCTGCTGTTGGCTGCCAAATGCTGATGATAACACTGAACATCTTAAAAACAGTCTTCCATACTTACTTTGTCTTCATGCCACTCTCCCGTGTATATGACACCacctgctgaggtgtgtttcCCAGTCCCACTCCTCATCATGGCCCCTGATTCATCCCTGCTGCTCTCCCCCTCTGTGGAGAAGATTACACACTTATTGACTGTAATATAAATGTACAAAACTGTGTTATCTGTTACCACTCACCATATCTGTCTCCATTTGGGAAAATGTAGGACACCTTCACTGGCCCTTCCTCCTCTAAGAAACAGACATATTTGTTTACCTAAACACCTCAGCTGGTGGATAAATGTGCATCATTAGAGGTGTGAAACTTATTTACCATGCGTTTGTAAATCATCAGTTTCCTTATCATCTGAAATCAAAACTCATACAAATAAGACAGAATTAGACATAAAGAAGAAGTTACGAAAGAGTGTTTGGTGTTAGAAATGACAACTTCACAGTGACACCCCACCAGACATCCGTGACAGCTTCCTCCGGGGACAGATGGCTCTCGGAATACGACAATTAAACGCTCTGTGCGCCGCCACCGGCCGATTCCAAGTCAAACTATCTGAGTAAAAACGTGTGAAAACGACTCAAGATAACTTCAAGCTACACTTGATCACTATTTCACGCTAAAAATAGCCTCCACTGACTACTCTGCATAAAGAGTCTGCTCTCTGTGTTGTAGCGGAAGTTTAACACCAACTGCAGTTGCCATGGTAACAGGTTTGGAGCAGAGCTAGCTTAAAAAGTACGGTTAAAGATGGCGGTGCTGCTTATGTTTCAGGTTTGTGGTTCAGTTCGACGCATACAGACGTTTGTTAAGTCAAACAATGTGAATGTAttgttaaaaggaaaaaaaaaaagcatttcacGTTTGGTTCTAACGTATGGAAGCCAATTTCTGTGGTAGCCCATTcctgccacttaaaaaaaggggaaaaaagatgAACGTTAGGAAATtctaaggaaaaaataaatcacaaatccaaattatgagttCGGAAGTCAAAATTATAGGACAAAAAGTCAATAtaggagataaaaagtcaaaactatgggataaaagtcaatataggagataaaaagtcaaaactgtgggataaaaagtcaaattaggAGATACAAAATCAAAATTGTGGGACAAAAAGTGAATAtaggagataaaaagtcaaaactatgtgataaaaagtcagtataggagataaaaagtcaaattaggagattaaaaagtcaaaatttgggGATAAAAAGACACAGTTATGTGATTGGAAAGCCAAACTTATGTTATTGAAAATCCTACTTATGACATATATGTCAAAATAAGGAGATAAAATTTGATATACT
This region includes:
- the morn2 gene encoding MORN repeat-containing protein 2 translates to MMRSGTGKHTSAGGVIYTGEWHEDKMHGRGTLQHPSGALYEGEFKDNMYEGTGTYTFPDGSVYRGQFHKNRLEGEGTLTDAQGLAWTGDFHGKAALGLKMQHNS